A window of the Capricornis sumatraensis isolate serow.1 chromosome 9, serow.2, whole genome shotgun sequence genome harbors these coding sequences:
- the LOC138086326 gene encoding serine protease inhibitor Kazal-type 6-like, translated as MISLRIQGKLFNITVIRVDACTTNAEETEVARFSEDLQDLRKLTPKIDVFFIIVDWNAKVGSQEIQGVRANVWISCVFSLFSGVFSQGAQDKRGCNTRSEGWMPRKGGLRRRLFQVDCDEFKDPKVYCTRESNPHCGSDGQTYGNKCAFCKAVLKSGGKINLKHRGKC; from the exons ATGATCTCCCTTCGTATCCAAGGTAAActgttcaacatcacagtaatccgagTCGATGCCTgtaccactaatgctgaagaaactgaagttgcacgattctctgaagacctacaagaccttcgaaaactaacacccaaaatagatgtctttttcatcatagtggactggaatgcaaaagtaggaagtcaagagatacaggGAGTAAGAgcaaa TGTTTGGATTTCATgcgttttttctcttttttcaggtGTCTTCAGTCAAGGAGCTCAG GACAAAAGAGGCTGCAACACAAGATCAGAGGGCTGGATGCCAAGAAAAGGTGGCTTAAGGAGGCGTCTCTTTCAA GTTGACTGTGATGAGTTCAAGGACCCCAAGGTCTACTGTACTCGGGAATCTAATCCCCACTGTGGTTCTGATGGCCAGACATATGGCAATAAATGTGCCTTCTGTAAGGCAGTGTT GAAAAGTGGTGGGAAAATCAACCTAAAGCACCGTGGAAAATGCTGA